CACGGGCAAGAGAGACACGAGCGGCAGCAGCAGAAGAGGACAACGAAGGGATCTCGAGAATGTAAATGAATGAATGGAGGCAGATAAAACAAATGATAGATGATGCAGGGAGAAGGCAATGGTATATATGAAAGATAGGACGAAAGAGAAAATGGAGTCGATAATTTTCTTTTGTCATTGGACATGCAATTCGAATAAGAATAGCAAATAGTAACATTTTAGGCTTTCAAGGATGAGTACTTTTTCAGGCATATTTCTGCTGTCCTAGGTTAAATGTATTCTACTATGTGGGTATATGGTTCATCAGTTAAATATGTTATCCTCAAAACTCAATTCAAATTTCTCATAATCATCAACAAGCATCCAACCCTGTCTCAAATAAAAACCAAACAGTTCTTTTCTATATCACAATAAGAGATCGAGATGTTACTCAACCTTTAATCGTATATGTGCTTCCGATTCCATGATATATTACTCGTATCAACATATGATCTGGGAAACAAAAATaagaagaatgaagatcaaaatGAAGTACGAATATAACACAATTCAGAAAAGTTGAAGTCACACAACTAACATTATTCTTACCAAGGAAAGATATTTTAGATTGGCTGTTTTTAgcatttttggtgttttttttaaatgtaaattACACAAAACTCTATACAACTCAATGGACATCACTCAGTTTCTATTAGAACATAAAACAAGGAGTACGCTTCTAATGACTATGTTGGTACTGTGAAGTTAGTTTACAAAGATGAAACAACCAAATGATTGGTCCTCAAGAGAAAAAAAGGGCTCTTCATCCTAAAACAATCACATGAAAAGAATGCTTCAGCCAAGAGAGAAGAATCAACGAGCAAGCAGcattaaaataggaaaaatcATAAGCATGAGTGTTCGTGCTTTTACAAATTTTACCTTGGATTTTGTATATGAAGCATTAGGAAGAGAAAGGCGACAAATATAAAAGACGAGCCAACAGAAAGGTAGGCTATCCCCAGGAAATTATTATGGCCTCCTAACCAACTTGATGTTGAGAGAACAATCTTCTTGCTGCCACTGAAACTGTAGGTATTGTAGTTGTTCAGAAGTTTGACGGAGATTGTATCATCAGCATCTAAATCCTCCTCAATTCTTCCATACAACTTCCGGAAAGATGGGAGAGCAGAAGTGCGCATCCATACAATAAGATCCTCTTGATCACTTAGCTACTTGGTGCAAGTTGATAGAATCCATATAGAAGACCAATGGTAAGAGAACaagaataaaaaatacaaacagcTCAGAATTTTACATATCAGAAGACCAAAGATGCAGTGGttacaaaatactccctccgtcccacaagaatatgcattctttcctttattgtccgtcccacaagaatatgcactttccaattttggaaactcttttctctctattgaggtgggactcattccccactaacaatattttaattactttttctctccacctctctcttactttactaattttgcattaaaacccgtgcctaACCCAATgtgcatattctttgaggacggagggagtatacacctaaaaataaaaaagatgcGAAACTCATACTTCATGAGAACTGAAAATTCATATCCAACAGTACACGGCTGGTAAAAAATGGGATCAGACTTTCTCCATGATAAAATACTTGGCTTCTTATAAGTATAGACATGCAAACACAACTACCCTAGATATTCAGATAACTGTGACCAAATCATCATCATTCCAGATAAAATAGTGAAATCTTGGTTAGGAAACAATTGAATGCCCAGGTTGTGACTGTGCATGCTTGAgttagagagaaagagaaggggGTGAGAATATGAAACATGCAAGGGATGTTTTTCAGATCAATTAAACACTGAGTTAAATAGATGAGACCTAAgtctataaataaaaaaatgggcGTGATGGATTTCAAAGTTATGTCTCACGTTTAAGAGTTAAAAAGTTTTCGAACCGATGCAACCACTTACAGAAATATTGGGGTCAAGTCTTGCACCACCGATTAGACTTCCATTCTGAAAATTGAAGGGAAAAACATGCTTTCCAAATTTATGATCACGGTCACTCTTCCATGCAATGTTCTTCCTGTTGACATTTAATTCGTCTACTCCCCGGAAGAAAGAGAACGTGTCATTGAACATACTCCAAGCAACCAGGCCACATGGGACAACTGGGAGACCATTGATAACATCCTCTGGTGCGCACGAACCTATATCAGGGTACTCCAATCCATGCAAGAGCTGCCGCTCACTTCGGCTCTTATAATACCTTGATAAAACCAATAAAATAGACTAAATATATATAGGGCGGCATTAAAGGCAAAACCAGTCTGAATGCAGAACAGAACCATACCACTGAGGTCATTGTTAGGTAACAGATTCCAATATTAGTTTGTTTTtagttcatttaaaaaaaatccattttATGGTTCATTCATCTCGCGGGTGTCAAACATATTGCACAGAAAATGTTAATGAACTAAACACAAACTAATAATGAACTCCCGTATTTTGGTTCAGCATTCTGCATTTAAAAAATAAGTTCTGCATTGATCAAACTCATATTATATGTACATGCAGAAAATGCAGACTTGGTGTTCCATATCTGGATATGAGAAAATGAACAATTTACCGTCTATGGTTCTGGTAGTAGTTATCAAGCTGGTAGTAGACGTATATTGGAGCTTTCATACTCCTGGGAACCTATATACCAGGTTTCTGGAACAGGTTAATTATGTAATCTTTGCTAGACTTGAAGTTAAGCAATCAAATTGTAAAAACAAGTTACATATAGTATAACAGAAAAGATAAATCAATACAAACAACAAATTCCACCAGCACTCGGTAATTGGAAATTCAAGTAAGGAAAGACATTTAATAAGAATCTGGTCAACAATGCATCAGTATCACTTGTTCCTGTGGAATTTCAAAAGTCCCCAATGCTATATGTGCCTACTCAATCGAAATTCATATAACATTTATCCGGTGACATTTACATATCCATT
This sequence is a window from Salvia splendens isolate huo1 chromosome 5, SspV2, whole genome shotgun sequence. Protein-coding genes within it:
- the LOC121805159 gene encoding putative ALA-interacting subunit 2 produces the protein MEEGRSTASGIEADSVSLSQRRSNFIYQFTQQSLPACKPVLSPVWVVSVFFVVGVLFIPVGIGCLHASRSVVEIVYRYDVECIPAPFRGNKLAYIANDFIPKNCTKHLKVPRSMKAPIYVYYQLDNYYQNHRRYYKSRSERQLLHGLEYPDIGSCAPEDVINGLPVVPCGLVAWSMFNDTFSFFRGVDELNVNRKNIAWKSDRDHKFGKHVFPFNFQNGSLIGGARLDPNISLSDQEDLIVWMRTSALPSFRKLYGRIEEDLDADDTISVKLLNNYNTYSFSGSKKIVLSTSSWLGGHNNFLGIAYLSVGSSFIFVAFLFLMLHIQNPRSYVDTSNISWNRKHIYD